The window GCAAGTCAGCCGAATACAAAGAAGGCAAGGTGTTCTTCTGCTGCAACGGTTGCGAAGGCAAATTCACCAAGACACCTGAGAAGTTCGCAACTCAGGCCAACCGCCAACTGGTTCAAACCAAACAGTACGAACAGAAGGCATGCCCATTCAGTGGCGGCAAAGTGAACCCTGAAACGTTGATCACTGTCGACGGAGCCAAGGTTGCTTTCTGCTGCAACGGCTGCAAAGGCAAGGTCGAAGGCACCGAAGAAAAGAAGCAAGCTGAATTGGTCTTCAACGACAAAGCGTTCAGCAAAGGTTTTCAAAAGAAAGCCGACAAGACCGACGGTTGATAGACCGTTGCATCGCTCGAAAAACGAAACCCAGTTGGAATCCCCAACTGGGTTTTTTCGTAGCAACGTTTCTTCCCCGTCAACGGCTCCGAATCGCGACAAAGCCCGCAACTCCAATTTCACCCGTCACCGACAGACGCCCCCAGTCATCCCGCTCTGTCTCCGCCCCAATGACCCGTAACCGACTGAGGCCGTCAGTCGCCCCACCCTCCCTTCACCAAACACCCGTAACCGACTGAGGCCGTCAGTCGCCCTACTCTCCCTTCTCCAAACACCCGTAACCGACTGAGGCTCTCAGTCGGCCACCCCCATCTCCGCTCAACCAACCGTAACCGACTGAGGCCCTCAGTCGGCCCGAGCGCAACCCGCAACCGCCACCTCGTCCCGCACCAACCGATCCAACAGACTGACCACCTTCGCCTCGTTCGGATTCCGCACATGCGTGTCGATCTCCGTCGTCTTCACGTCGTTGTGCCCCAGCAACTGCTGAATCTGACGAATGTCGGTTCCCTGCCACAGCAGCAACCCATGTGGCTTAGGCTTCCAGCCTGAGAATCCCACCTCACAACCCGCTGCACAAGCGACGCGTGAACAACAAGTCACAATGTTAGCGGTGCGGCGCAAGCCGCCCGGTGAGGAACCGGAGGGCTCGCGCCCTTCCGCTACGTCACTCGTTGTTCACGTGGTTCCAAGCAAGGCCTCCCAGCATCGTCGCAGTGGTCCGCTACTGGTTAATGTTGTTCCGGTCACAACCCGCCGCGTAAGCAAGGCTGCACCCACAACACGCCACATGTGTCAGGATCCAGTCACAACCCGCAGCGTAAGCAAGGCTGTTAGTCCCAACCCGCCGCGTAAGCGACGCGTGAACAACAAGTCACGATGTTAGCGGTGTGGCGCAAGCCGCCCGGTGAGAAACCGGAGGGTTCGCGCGTTTCCGCTACGTCACTTGTTGTTCACGTGGTTCCAAGCAAGGCCTCCCAGCATCGTCGCAGTGGTCCGCTATTGGTTAAAGTTGTTCCAGTCACAACCCGCCGCGTAGGCAAGGCCTCCCAGCATCTCCTCCTCCTGCCGATCAAACATAAAATTCTTCCAGAACGCTCAAACGCAACCAGAGGCAACGCCTCCACATCAGCCACCAAGACTGTCTCGAGAGCGTGAACAAGCTAGGCGAGAAACTCGCTGAAACCACCGCTCAAAGCGTGCGGTTTTGTCCACCGGTTACGAAAATGTTTGCAAGCGGGGAGCGGATCCCCAAGAATACGATGGGAATTTCACTGGACACTTTTGCGAGCATCAAAGGCTGCGGTCCTTTGGCTCGCGTTCTGCCGTCAAATTGTCAATTGAGATCAATCCGAGGACGCAACGTCCTGGAAGTGTCACGGTGAGAACAAGTCACCCACGTGGACGAAGTCCGCACCGACCGATGAGAACAAGTGCCCGGAAGGCAACTTATTCCCACCGGCAAACCGTGTAGAATAAACCTCACCACTTATTCCCACCTGTCCAACAGGTGATAAACAAGTTATCCGACTAAGCCATCATCACTCCTGTATCTCAAACATGATTTCCGAACCTTACCTTTTCTTTTCCCTCGTTGGTTGGCGGTTCATTGTTCTTCGCATGGCTCGCGTTGCCCTGATTTTTGCGGTGGTTGAATTTTTGCTGCACCACGTTGGCTCTCACCCAATAGAGGGCTATCTCGGCCACTTATGCTTGTATGTATTGGGATCGTTTGCGGCGGCGATGGTTCCGCGCCGGGTTGCTTTCGACGGCCACACCTTTTCGATGCGACTCTACGGAAGCTGGATT of the Rhodopirellula baltica SH 1 genome contains:
- a CDS encoding integrase, which encodes MTCCSRVACAAGCEVGFSGWKPKPHGLLLWQGTDIRQIQQLLGHNDVKTTEIDTHVRNPNEAKVVSLLDRLVRDEVAVAGCARAD